A genomic window from Vigna radiata var. radiata cultivar VC1973A chromosome 2, Vradiata_ver6, whole genome shotgun sequence includes:
- the LOC106755400 gene encoding uncharacterized protein LOC106755400, which translates to MAAAEQVLRLLDSFWFEASILAIKTPSISQSNMVEEVLPPDAKLSLVPTPTLEVRSYSDQNLDSSSSILCDSPSPNSVLTLRRLRTIPSEREIMEFSSGNHEKEGVNFKRKQKGFGHGRRLRRERTSRSLSELEFKELKGFMDLGFVFSEEDKDSKLVSLIPGLQRLGRDEDEGQGDDESVVSDNMPYLSEAWDVLDQRGMKNPLLNWRVPAKGNEIDMKDNLRFWAHTVASIVR; encoded by the coding sequence ATGGCTGCTGCAGAACAAGTTCTGAGATTGCTTGATTCCTTCTGGTTCGAGGCTTCAATTCTCGCCATCAAAACCCCTTCAATCTCTCAAAGCAACATGGTGGAGGAAGTGCTTCCTCCTGATGCAAAGCTTTCACTGGTTCCGACTCCAACCCTTGAAGTTAGATCCTACAGTGATCAAAACTTGGACTCCTCATCAAGTATTTTGTGTGATTCTCCTTCACCAAATTCTGTGCTCACCCTCAGAAGGCTGAGGACAATCCCTTCTGAGAGGGAAATCATGGAATTCTCTAGTGGAAACCATGAAAAGGAAGGTGTAAACtttaagagaaaacaaaagggGTTTGGTCATGGAAGAAGGCTGAGGAGAGAGAGAACCAGCAGGAGCCTATCTGAGCTTGAGTTTAAGGAGCTAAAAGGGTTTATGGATTTGGGGTTTGTGTTTTCTGAAGAGGACAAGGATTCAAAACTGGTTTCTCTGATACCTGGCTTGCAGAGATTAGgaagagatgaagatgaaggGCAAGGTGATGATGAAAGTGTGGTTTCTGACAACATGCCTTATTTGTCTGAGGCTTGGGATGTTTTGGATCAAAGGGGGATGAAAAATCCTTTGCTGAATTGGAGGGTACCAGCTAAGGGTAATGAAATTGACATGAAAGATAATCTTAGGTTCTGGGCTCACACAGTTGCATCCATTGTAAGATGA